TCCCGTTCGCCGATTGCGGTTTGCAGTTCCGCGAATTGCTCGATTAGTTTTTGATGATCCGACATCCAGGTTCGCATCGCATCGGGATCGCTGGCTGGGATGCCCGCGGCATGCCAAATGGATTGCCAGTTTTCTTGAGCCTGCGTCAGGGAAGCTTGAGCGTCAGCGATCGCGAGGTCGTGCTCGGTTGACTGACGCCGCAGTTGATCCAAGTTGTTCTGGGCGGCTTGCCGTCGGTAGATCGATTCGTGTTGCGACTGGAAGATATCCGAGATGGAATCAGCCCGATGGATCGCCAGTTCGGCTGCGGCGAGGTTCGCTGACCATTGATCGGGGGAAAACGAGTCCGCGTTTTGCTTCATGCCAGCGAGGATCTCGTCGCGATGCTGGCGGGCGTCGCGAAGATCTTCGGGCGTCGGCAGATCTCCCGCGTCAGCCTTGAGGGACGCCAGTTTTTCTTCCGCGTTGGCAAGTGATTGTTGCAATTCCTTGGCTCGTTGCTGGCCCAGCATGACTTCTTTGCCAGCCCGTTCGAGAGCTTGCGTTTGTTCGGTCAATTGCGACTGGGTCGGCGGTGACAGTTCGACGGCGGACTGAATTGCGGCGTCATCGCTGGACGTCTCCAACTTCAATCGGCGATGGATCGTTTGGCATTCGCGAGCGAGTTTGTCGACTTGCGTTTGTTCTCGCCTCGCGGATTCAATCCAACGCTCCGGGGCGCCCATTTCTTCGAGCGTGCGGTCGAGCAGTTGAAACTGCGTTGGCACGTTGGATTCTGCCAACACGTCTTCGGCCATCGTGAGTTCACGCTTGGCTTTGTCGAGTTGGTCCGAGGCATCGTCGCATTGTTGGACCAACTTCTCGTATTCGCCAGCCAAACGTTGAATCTTGGATCGTTGCGATTCACTGATTTGCAGTGAGTCAACTTGTTGAGTCAACGCATCCTGATTGTCATCGGTTGTTGCGTGCACCGCTGGAAGCGGGGATTCCCCGAAGGCGAGGTCATGGAGTTGCGATCGCATCTCTTGTTCAAGGCTTGCCAACGCTTGTTGCAAGGTTTCTTTTTCTCCCTCGGCTTTTTCTCGGCTGGGGAGGTCTCGGTACAGGGCCAGGATTTCGCTCTCGAAGAGCCCGATGGATTCGTCGTGTCCGAGTTGCTTCCGTTGCTGAGTGAGTTCAGCATGGTTTTGTTGTAGATTTTGTAGCAGGCGGGTGGTCGATTTCTGCTCTTGTTCCCATTCCCGTCGGCGGTCAGAAAAGTCATCGGACAGCATGGGGGCGTCTTGCACGCTGGCCAATTCTTGCGTCGCCGCTTTCCAGCGTGGGATCAATGGCAGGGCTTGTTCGGTCGATTGCAAGCGGCCCATTTGTTGGACGAGCGATTGGGACTCTTCTTGCCAGCTTTGAATCTGGGCTTCTTTTTCGGCCAGTTGTTTTTGCAGGTCCGCGAATTCGGCCGGTGGGACTTGTGCCTCACGCAGTCGGCGACGCATTTCGTCGAGTTGTTGCAGGCTGTGGTTGATCGTGGGTGTTTTGCCGGTGCGTTTGAAGCGTTCGCTGGCTTCGGAGTCGAGTTGTTCATAGATCTCTCGCAGGCGTCCGATGCCGGCACCCGCTGAGAACAAGATTTCGCCGAGTTCGCCTTCGCCTCGCAGAATTTGTTCACCGCCGAGCAGCAATTCTTCGTGCGACAAACCAAAGCGTGAACGGAAGGTGGCTTCATCGACGCCGCCTAGCATTTGAGCCAATTCGGACTCGGCGATCTCGGCTTGGTCGTCGGCACCTCGCAAGGTGTTTTTGCGACCGCGACGCCGGATGCACTCGAGGACTCTTTCGGGGGCGGATCCATCGCTGGACAGCGTGGTCAGTCGCCCACCGACGCGTAGTTTCGCGGCGGGATGCAGGAAGGCATCGTCGGCGCGGGTGGCCATGCCAAACAACCAAGACGAGATGGCACGCAGGCTGGTCGATTTACCGGATTCGTTGGGACCGACCACCAAATGGAATCGGTTCGGGCCTGCCGAAAGGTCGAGGCTGCGGTTGGTGATGTGCCCAAAGGCGATCAGGTCCAAGCGTTCAATGATCATCGTTTGCCTCCTTGCAGTCGTGCGAGCAATTCCGTGGTTGCTGCTTCGATCCATTCGTGACATTCTTCAGGGTTGTCCAAGCGAATGGGGGCTTGGTCGCCACTGAATTCGGTCGGCAGTTTTTTCAGTAATGGGGTGATCTCGCTGGCCATCCAATCCGAGTCGCCTCCGCCGGATTTCAATTCTTCGACGACGGAGAGAATGCTGTGCAGCGGGCCCTCCTGATTCGTATCGTGTTGTTCCGCGGGCGAGTGATCGACCTCGGCCGAGGTTTTGATCTTCAACCGTTCCAACCAGACTTGTCCGTGGCCATGGGTGACCGAAGTGGCTCGCAGCGACGCTTCCAAATTGGATTGTTCACGCATCCATTGGTGATGCAGCGATGATTGGCCGGACAAGATGACTCGGGTGACCAGCAACCGATTCTCGGCCTGTTCCAGTTGGTCGTTCATCCAGGCTTCATAGGCGTCCATCAATTCATCGGTGTGCGACCATTGACTTGCATTGGCGTCAAAGGTTTCAAATCGGACGACATCGAGCGGCATGAACCGACGCTCAGTTTGATTGCGAGCGTCAAGGTCGACGAGGAGGCAACCTTTCGGTCCCGA
Above is a window of Rhodopirellula islandica DNA encoding:
- a CDS encoding YhaN family protein, producing MIIERLDLIAFGHITNRSLDLSAGPNRFHLVVGPNESGKSTSLRAISSWLFGMATRADDAFLHPAAKLRVGGRLTTLSSDGSAPERVLECIRRRGRKNTLRGADDQAEIAESELAQMLGGVDEATFRSRFGLSHEELLLGGEQILRGEGELGEILFSAGAGIGRLREIYEQLDSEASERFKRTGKTPTINHSLQQLDEMRRRLREAQVPPAEFADLQKQLAEKEAQIQSWQEESQSLVQQMGRLQSTEQALPLIPRWKAATQELASVQDAPMLSDDFSDRRREWEQEQKSTTRLLQNLQQNHAELTQQRKQLGHDESIGLFESEILALYRDLPSREKAEGEKETLQQALASLEQEMRSQLHDLAFGESPLPAVHATTDDNQDALTQQVDSLQISESQRSKIQRLAGEYEKLVQQCDDASDQLDKAKRELTMAEDVLAESNVPTQFQLLDRTLEEMGAPERWIESARREQTQVDKLARECQTIHRRLKLETSSDDAAIQSAVELSPPTQSQLTEQTQALERAGKEVMLGQQRAKELQQSLANAEEKLASLKADAGDLPTPEDLRDARQHRDEILAGMKQNADSFSPDQWSANLAAAELAIHRADSISDIFQSQHESIYRRQAAQNNLDQLRRQSTEHDLAIADAQASLTQAQENWQSIWHAAGIPASDPDAMRTWMSDHQKLIEQFAELQTAIGERDQSHAQLRQAIARLQQALEIPESDTSSEDSLEPTCTTLSRLHDLALTQRAEQAQQLKLREQREHKRNDCRTEIPGLESNLQRRQTALDDWNQQWDELTASLNLSSKPAPQDALSMMDSITQLIGQKKQRDDISLRIAAIRQESETFVRRAIRLRDSLTAQDVDSTSPTDSAGDAVGLTELAETINLAHERLQREQRARSARDEVQQQLRQREQELADANEQLERLTITQQQLCDEAHCTAPEELGEVEARSRRRVIAESKVADLQAQLDHWASGQDRESFVESLRDQQPAMIAEELKQLTEKKRELDERLSVSQKELWSLTEKLKAIDGSGEASKLSQQMQFSLGKLQRESEEYIRLRLAAAILQRAMEHYRNQNQEPVLREAESFFATLTCDEYQALRVDYGDSDKPSLFGVRDGIDVPANRMSTGTADALYLALRLASLKHQLAHANAIPLIIDDCLIQLDDRRAAAALKVFSELSTTTQVILFTHHDHLVDLASETLPVDGYHVHRLGETSPHASTPPVKQSESAPKPKKKPTRKKTAPQPTPKKSDESLSPPDTLFDVFSQ